The Glycine soja cultivar W05 chromosome 9, ASM419377v2, whole genome shotgun sequence sequence catgttagtaaaaaaaatataaaaagttatttttctagatttttgcatttttgttgTAGTTATAATCGATgtagaataaaaaaacttttacattagttgtggttataattgatataaaaaatcaatttttttataaaaccttATTTATGATTACAACTATGTCAAAAGTCAAAATTATCAttctttgataaataattttcgaaatcacttaatttgatatataattttacaaaaccacctactttgattaaaaaaaaaaagtctttctggaataataaaatatgtaaaaattaaaaacgtaAGTGAcaaaatttgcaaaaataaaactttaaaaagtgaaatttataaaatgataaaatttacaattaacCCAATCATTTTCTAAGGGccaattatttatgatttaattggATTTGAGCCAACtcctataaataattaatgtttttctgAGATAATAAGcccaacatttaaaataaaatgaaacaaattgaATTTGGGTCAGGAAACAAGCCTTGTCTCTTGTCGTGGGCTAGTAGTCCACGGGATAACAGAGAATACGACCCATTAACCAAGCCCAGCCTAATAACAACAATCACAAtgatatcttaaaaaaaaagctgAGTTTTGACATTGATAGTAAATTAGTGATCAAATGAAACTTGGGGTGTTCAAACATAATCAAAGATCCAGCAACTGGTGCAAGCCGAATAAAATACAGCATAAAAAAATtgggaatttttaaaaatacattgtaAAACATCCAAATAAATCATTTCATGAAAAGGGGTCttatatcttttaatatatataaaatagtagCCTTCATTCACTAAATCAATGCCCTGAAGAAAAGGAGTGCCAAACCATAAGTTAGGTAATGCAAAGCGTAGGGCAGGATCTTAAGCCTTGCCTGTAGTTCAATCTTGGGCCACAGAAGTGAATGTAAGCTTGGTTACTGAACAATCTAGGAAAGCCAAGTCAGCAACTGAATCAACATTAAATATGGTGTCTTTGAAGctaatgtaaattaattaaatcaacaagttttaaatttttaatccatgtatttttttttaactttcattatttatttagttttttaaaccGACGGGTTCATGGTtgcctaattttattttataaaaaacaaaaaggaaataaaagtaaataggaaaataaaatataaaacaggcCCAAACTACTAGTCTTACGCAGGCTTGGGCTGTTTGCTATTCTCATCTCTACTTATACTATTTACACCTCCCatgtgtttaaaaatattatcccTAAAATACCCTTCTTTATACAGCAGAAACATGTTTTCATTAAGTATAAGGGGTtgcaaaaataaacaacaaaaatatgtttccgttttatttttattttattttttattaattgtaaaaaaaaatttaattactgttgaattaattatgatacaaaTCACCTTAATGAAGACACacattatctttttaataatagtagaattaattatgatacaaaATAGTATcagaattaatttgataattattaataaagataattcattttatcattgagTTGCCTAAACTTAGTTAAATCGAACTTGAATGACACAAGCTTCATAAAATTGGACTAAAAACGCCCAAGATTAATCCAATCTTAATCTCTACAACTCGATCAGTTCATACATTTTATTAGGCATGTTTGGGTCTGACTCGACATGGGTCCATTCATTTTACCACCTCCATTAGTAAGTAGTAGAGTAAGAAGCTAAGcaaattaagataaatatttaataggaTAATACCATTGTGAGATTGAGTTTAACGTAAGAGATTAATCTTTTATAATGtgatgaattaatatttaaatttttttattgaaagaaaTGTTTATATTTAGTGCTCGAATGTACAAGGAACAAGATGGCTTTCAAAAATGGATGGccagtaaaaaaaaaggataatgtatgtgaatttttattttattttatttaggcaAAAGTCTGCTTTTTGACattattcctaaaaaaaaaaaaatacatcccGACATTACATTTTCTTGGATTCGACCAAAATGGCCCTTTTAATGATTTTGGGAATTCTTCCTTAACCGGTCATATGTGCTTTTAATCTTGTggctaaaaatagtaaaataagcTGTAGGATTCCAAGGTGGGAACCCACCCTTGAaggaaatataaaagaaaacaacataaaGTTCCAACTTGACCAAACAAAATGGTTCGAGATCGAGACAAAGAATATTTGCCTTGTGTCGGACAATGGGACATGTTTTGTTCCAAAATTGATTGTGATTTCCAGTTCATCTTATCCCCCATCATGGTTTGAAATTCATTATATTACCCCTTCTCTCCAGTATAAGCACGAGGGTGAAAAAAAGTATGTCCCTCTCAGATTTATGTTTATCATTGACAATATTACATGTACgtatattatatttgatatttaaacttattaaaaagttaaataagaaactcaagaaaaataagttgagaaatgtgaattaatatatttcataaagTCAATGAAAATTAAGATTGGTATAtctttacattttcattttaagTTAATTCACATTGGTGACTTGTGAGCACTGAGTAGATGCATTCTTTTATGCTGCAGTTATAACCAATTATTGAAATATTACtccatctaataaaaaattgaacgcAAAGTGAAAGGAAGAGTTGCTCAATAAAAGGCTAATAATGAagcaataatcaaataaaaaatacactttgctcaaagaaaaattGGGTAAAGGAAGAATTACTCAATGAAAAACTAATGGAGTTAACATTATATCAGGTTAAAGTTTGGTCAGATATTCAAAAAGTCACTTTAAAAATCAAGAAGATGGTCTATCCGATTATATAAATACTTATCGTACTTGTTAATTACCCTAACCCAATATGAAACTCGCAACACTGAAAATTGTTGACCACATGCTTTGacgtttttttttgctttcaataAATGTTTTCTATTTCCATTTTTCCTCCCAAAGAGCAATTGGACAAACCCACAAGAATATCCAAGTGCTGCGAAGAATCGAGTAACTTTGTGTGTTACTAACAAATGTGAACATTGATTTTTCAGTACGACTTGGGTTTTGATGAAGAGAAATGTCAACAACCATATTTTGCTATTGGTGCAATGACGCCATGAATGAGGTTAGTACTTTTGAGCTGCACTCTTTTACCCCCTCCCATGACATTGTAGGCACCATTTCTCCAGTTTCATCTTTTTGTGGCTTCAAACATTGTATTCTATTGGTTCTTCAAGCTGGTGtagatttaattataatacatCAAATTTATTTGTTCATATTAAATAGTATGAACTAAGGGGACTTCTAGCTCAGTTATTTATCAGATGTGTAAATTGATGTAATTCTTTTAGTATATTTATCTTCCattcttataaataaacaaaaatatattaaataatataaatctaaatatatctttgcattttggaaataacatttttaaataacttttcaaacatACATGATCATCAGGGACAGACCTACGGTTACATGAGGGGGGCCTTGGTCCCCTGATTTTTCCAcattagattttttatattagattatttttaaaaaataatattaaataattattttgttttggaaaTTTAAGTgtgtaaataatattatttaagtcttacttatccttttatattttaataaaatattctattttttttaatatttattgtaaagaaTAGAGATAactacatttttgtttttctagataaaatattttagtattatttatttttcttttaaatagttttctttttataatatgctattattattactatttcaaaagttataaatatCAACATATTTCCTTTGCTCCTATTCTGGAATATTCATCTATTATGGATAATTGTCATATCATACAGGTGTTACTTGTTCTATTCTTATTggttcttatttctttttaaattttgcttTATTGTTTTACCAGTTGTTTAGGAAATGGACCTTTGTCCTTATCCTTTGGCTAGCCTTGTGCATTGTATATATTTACATGCTGATTCAATGAGAAGAATGAGAAAAGGATATTACTATTATGCAGAAAACTAAATGGTATAAACGCTTAAAAAAAGGAGTTTTGGTCACCCATCCCAAGATTAAACCTTTTTGTTCTTTCCTAAGTTTTTCGTtgcaaactcttttttttttttttttattccttttcatTATGGAAATCTAGAGCTCAAACCCCGACCTCTCTAATCCCTGTTACCTCCACCCAAATGTGAACCCATCGCTGGTTTTAGTATCACCTCCTTTGAACGGGAAAAACTACCATTCATAGGCTAGaaacatgaaattaattttctctcatttcaaaGAACAAACTGAAATTTGTTGATGGTTCTCTTAGCCAACCAAGTCTTTTGGACCCATTCTATGGAGCATGGGAGAGGTGCAATACTATGGTCTTAGGATGGTTACACCACTCCATGACAAAACCAATCTTAAAGTCCATTTTGTGGATAGACCAATCAGTTGCTGTGTGGAAGGATTTACATGATAGGTTCTCACAGAGAGATCTGTTGTGCATCTCTGATCTACAAGAGGATTTCTACAAACTCCACCAAGGTAACCCTCACGGTAACAGATTACTTTATCAGACTTAAGACTATATGGGATGAACTAGAAAATTTTAtacctctttctttttgcaAATGTGCCATTGTTTGTAGTTGTGGAGCAGTTAGCATGATTAAGAAATATAGGGATGAAGACTATGTAATTCGTTTTCTTAAAGGCCTTAATGAACAATACTTGCATGTGAAATCAAtactatattaaatatttttcttcccaAAATTACCCTAAATCAATATTTCATGCATTAATataataatctttttaattCTGATGATCTCTTTTGCTAAGTCGTTAGTATTTAGtcatatatttatatcatttattaatttcaaaaatcacTTGTTTTTCCACAAGTAACATCGGATATAATAGATACTCTGTGATTAGTTAGGTGAAGTGAAAATGTTACatcaaatatatatgaatttgttattattaatgaGAATTTTGTGTAGTGAGAATAAATGAGTAtaagtattatttaatttgatataaaataatatattaaaaaaattactaatatttttttataaaatttaacaaattaattatttttcttaatatctGTGCAACAACTTTAAATGAATTGTATTTTGGAGCAGTATTTATTTATGTCTAATAAAGCTCCCACTATTTCTTTAAACACGAAGTCCGACCCTCATTTTCTAATGCATCAAACCTAGAAATCACTGAAAAAATTAGTGTTGAATTCGAGGAAAGAATGAATTCATATTgaataaaaacaacaacaaacaagtaATCAAATTTATCACATTTCATCCATTTAACTAGAAAAGAGATGGTTCGTTCTCTGTTTAAAAGTAATATGTAGAATAGAATTTTCTAAATCAGTTATGAACTATTAATGCGATtataatcaatgtaaaaaatcattttttatattagttctaaaatttcaactttttttgtTAGCTAATTTTATACTAGTTTGTAGAGTTGATCtaaaatgttgaaaataaataacgttaaaagtattttttttattaatgagttgtaactttttattattattggagTATTTAATTAATGACAATAATTGAGATTaacttaaatgataaattatataaagtaagaacaaaattacaaaaacatgcCAAGAGTTAGAATAGAAAGTTATTGAACGAACTGCGTGATTGATCACGCATATTTGACATGTATTTTTGTGTCAATGAAGAAATCGTGAACCGTAACTTCTACTTAAATCAACAATTTGACGTAAAATTTCACATCAGTAATGTATATTCAAACACatttgaaaatgacaaaaatcgTTGATGTATGTTTGATATGTTTGGAACGTGTATTTGGTGCTGTGGTACGTTAAATTTGACGTGATTATTTTTTTCGTTCACGTTGAAGAGCAACTTCTTCTAACGGTTaacttttcatgttttttatgcTATTTTTCTCTTATCACCATAGAATCAAACAAACATTGAGCAATTCAAGGTGCATGTACAAGAAATCTTTGATGTTAAAACGAGAAAATATCCTATATATTAACAATGTAGTGTAATTTTACATTGTTATGGATAaaattgacttttataataattatcataaaagatatattaatagaaatttttaattgaatgataatatatatatatatatatatatatatatatatatatatatatatatatatatatatatatatatatatatatatatatatatatatatatatatatatatatatatatatatattacatttacTATGCATATTCCTTAAATACTATTGAAATCCTGACTCCTCAAGTATGGTCTTTTTTAGCCTTGGCTTGTTAAAGttgtgtactttttatattagtcttttaatttttttaataattaatatataaagttcaactaaatatattgataatgtaaaaaaatcatattaataattaatcttaaattgacatattattaagaattattaatttttataataattattttaaattatacttaaaGTATTGTCGAATTaatgaatattataaaaaaatagaatgaaaatatatcaaaaactAACTCTTATATAtaggtttttaatattttgaaagtaAAAGCTTATTTATCCTAAATTTCATCCGCATCTACACCCAAAAAAGATTCATACACATAACATGGTATAATGCGTCCTCACAGTTCACTCTCAGTTGTAGCTAAAATTTCACACTTTTATCAAAGGATTCAAGATTTTATAATggcttaataatattattagtcatttggtttaaattttataatggcttaattatattgttagtctcttgattaattttttctcatattttatctaaatatttaGGGGCTATACTTGagaaatagaaattttaaagtttaaaagtaaaaagttgataaaatttttgaagaattttAATAATACGTGATATTAGAATTTGAAgagaaattttgatatttttttcatttttgaaaaaattgatgttttagTTGATGAGAtagagcaaaaaaaaataaaattcaaacaaaatatatatatatatatatatatataattgattcaatttgttgcaattttttaataataagtaaaaatttaaggggtttagattataaaaaaaagtcaaagaaccaaatttgtgaaattttaaaaataaaaggacttatttattgattaaaaaacttAAGAGATGAAAATCACACAtagacaaattataaaaaccaaaaatacatttaagtctcttataaaattttaaccaaatttctctattttattatttatttagggCTATCTCAATGAGATTTTTTGCTTACATACAACATTTGAATTCAAAACTATTCTTAAGGAGAATTGAGTATCCATTACTCGATCTGAACTAACTATCTATTAATATAGCTAAAACCATCTTCTACAAACAAACCATAATgtcacaaaaatttaaattcttgagCGACTAATTTAGCAAATAAAACTATTAATGTGACAACAGACTAACTTTAGAGGAATAATTCGATATTTACTCTAAATTATCTACTTTCCTTCACTAAATAACTTGAACCTTTTGTAGTAATTGATTTATGATATAACATCAAAGTCTCAATGAGTACACACTTATGTTTATAATGTCTatacattaatttataatttaattttcgttactCTCATTCATCTAAACAAGATTTAAATTTCAGAAGTAAATTAAGTGTGcacattgtttcattttttaaatctaaCTGCTTGTTTGGAAATATGTAAAATCCATGCCTCGAGTCACAACCATGTCAAACAACGGAAAATAAGCAATAACTACAAATAATTGCTTCTCTTATAAAGCAAATCACATTTGAGGAGAAGCATTAAAACACGCACTAAAGAGCCTCAAACGTGAAAAGACGTGTTAAATATGAAAATCATTCATGTGGTTTTTACATTAATCCTTCGTGAAATTTAGCCAAACAgcaaaaaacaaagaaactgGAAAACAATAAATTCTTGAGCCACAATAAActcaagaaacattgataattaattGAGTTTTTGGACTTAGCGCTATTTGAATTCACAttgaatcatttaaaattaCGAAAAACAATACTGCATTAGCTATCATAATTTCAAgtaaatatttacatatatttaattttgttaaaaaatgtatttaaatacaaaattaattttgagttaaaacaacttcaaataactttttatcttttcacgaaaattatattaacttttACTGTTAACTTGcatttgaaattgaaacattcaatcataaaatcgcttcactttaaaataaattaaccaaaatcaatttcattttgAAGTCGATTATGCAAATACTTAAACACTTATGAGTATAAAACGACTTGAAAAACTTATGCATTGAATGAAGGTTAATGGATATGTTGTTTCATTTATCCCTGCTGTACGTCAAGTTGTCAACCCAAATGCagcaatttttcatcttttattcaAAGTTCCATTACTCTGTTGAAAATGCATGGAGCCCATTTAATGATGTCAAGCCACTAAAGGTATCCAAACTGTCAATATCTGCCTGCCCCCCTTTGCATAAATCCCTGACCAACTTCTTAATTCATGCACatttccctctctctctctctcaacttcaattttttcttactcataaaaaaagaaacaggaaaaattgataaaatatagaTTTATTACAACAAAAGGTGAACAAcaataaattatgaataataataataatcaagtcCCTTCACAGGAAGTCAATGCCCGAACCATACACATTTTTCATGGAGTGCTAGCTAATCTTGCAATGTagagaagaaaaacatgcaCCCCctaagtatattatatatatatggtgcGTTCTTGACTCCCTCTTCTAAGACAACAACTATTACTACTACTACAACGGCCACTACTACACCTTGTTCCAAAGCAAAAGTATGCAAAATAAcaaaccataattttttttttgggaaagaaaaaaaaaaagatgcacCTTACTTAACCTTacccttaaaataaaagaaaaaaaaactggtaGTTGGTGTGCAAGGTAATGAAAGTTGAAGCCTTTTGAAGCAAAATACAGCTCTACCATCAGCTGGAGCAGTAAATAAAGAGAGGCTTGTGGCCTTGATGAGGGGGCATTGAAGTCCCAACTAACCCAAAAACACTTCTCCCACACATTGATTATAGCACCAGCACAAATAGCCTCAGTTCTGAACCATTTTCTGATAAGCATTGATTTAAGGAAGAAGAGAGTGAGTAAAGGGAAGTATCACACAAGCATGCAGCAGGTTCTCTCATCAGGAACTAGGACAATTCAAAGCAGCCTTAATGTGTTGGACAGTGTTGCCAATGAGGCTATTAACAGTGGTCACCGACTCCATGTTGAGTTTGGCAGATGGCAAGCTACTCACTAGGATTTGGAATGCAACAGTGATGAGTGAGCCACCAGAACCAGGACCAGAACCACCCCCCATGACCCTGCTGCCTGTGCTTGTGCTGGTCGAGGCTCCTCCGCCGTCTTGGTCAGCTTGGCCGTCCGGGGAAATGGTGAAGCCTGAGGGGAGGAGGGGGATGTAGGAAGGGTCCTCACCACTCATTGCTATGTTGATGGCTGGCAGATCAACTGGACAGTACACCACTAGGGAACCTGAGGAGTCCACACAGCTCTCCTGGAGGATCAGCAtgttgttttgacttgagttgAATGCCTATCAAGAAGTAGAGATTGTAATTTGAAATTGATTGCattggaaacaaaaaaaaaagggacaagAGTAGGCTTAAATTAATCACAGATTGTCATTTAGtaagtttattgacttttaaaataattacattaaaagtcATACCCAAAGTAATTTCTTATTAGTTGACCGTGTAAATACTCACAATGCATATCCAAAACAAATACCAGAAAATAtataatgcattttaattttccaCTAAGGACTAAATGCAcatgttttttttgtaaattaaaaaaaatgtcatgtttTTAGGAATTGACAGCATATGCAAACCGGAATTTGATTAGAGCATTGAGAGAAAACATGACTTACTCGAAGCACAGATATGCAGTTACCAGGGTGTGGACCATTTGCTATATGAGCAACCTCTTGCACAGCATTGCCATTGGAAAGAACATCCCACTAAGCCAAACAGAAGACAGTGTTAAAAACGTTTCTAAGGTGACAACATCAGATAAGACAATTGAGTTAAACATGTCACAACCTGAGGCCTTTTCTTTTCATCCTTAAAGAAATTGAACACAGTTTGTGGAGGGATGGGGAGCCAAATGGTGGTGGCTGCACTTAGCACCACACCATTAGGTTGGCCAGGGTCTGAGCTCTTATGCACAGTGACTCTGACTCCAATCTCATTCATGCCACTCCCAGAGAGTGTGGTCCATCTATGACCAGCTGATGCACTAATGCTTGCACAAAAATTGGTGACCATTCTTTGTGCAAGTTTCATCATGCTCCTCTTGCCCTCAGGAGAGGGAATCACTGAAAATTTTGAACAATCAATAAGGTTCAGATCATTGcaagaaaattaaacataatagaAATTGTTAATGCAATTATATACCTCCTCCAAGATCACGGGTTGAATTGCCTGTCACCATTAGACAAGCAATCCTTTCACACATCCTCTGAAGTGTAGTTAGCCATCTTTGTGCTCCAAATGCAATGCCACTATAAATAAGGTTTCTATAGAGCCTATGAACTGGAGTTTTGTCTTCAATCTCTACATGTTCAATCCAAGTAACCTACATGATAACATAGAAGAGTAACCAAAATTGTATGTTAAGGGTATCAAAGTAGCTAGCCAACAGCAGCAGATAGTGTTTAAGGTTACCTTGGAATATCCATTAGGCATATCTTGGATAAAGACACCAGAAGGAAGACGATGGGATCGATATTGAGGAGCAAATTGATTATCTTGAGGGAAATCATATGAAACATCTACTATTGCCCATAAGCCTTGTTCAATTTGCTGACAGTAACGCAGAAAGTAGAACTCTCTAGTAGAAACAAGTGGAGAAAGTACTTGCAACTCTTCATACATctgaatcataaaaaaatagaaaataaaaatggaagcaaaacgggaatgaaaattcaaagaaaataaattggacAAAATTCCAGCATACCAATTGCAAAGAACCACTATGGCTACCCATCATTCCAGAAGATATAACCTCAATTGTTCTAGCCATTGTGACAATGGTGGGAAATAGCTCCATCCACTTGTTCTGCAAAATCATTTAAACAATTAATTCAGAGAATTGAATGATTGAAGGTTCTAACTGTCTCAAAtctagaactaaaaaaataggaagaaaaGATTATTAAGAAATTCTTACCGGGTCCATAAACATGTCAACCAAAGTTAAGCCGTTCATAATTACAACTCCTGAATCTCTAGAAGCTTCAACATGAACATTGGGGTTCTTCAAGTGACTATTAGCCTTGGGGAACATTCTCTCATAGGAATCAAGATCAAGGACATCCCTCCCATCAGCACCTTTCATCCACAAGGGCTCATTCGTTTGCAATAGCCTGATCATTTCCTCCATGGCATTTGAGGCAATGTCTGACATGAGGGACTTATCCATGTCCGAGAGACATGCTGGTTGGAAAGGAGGCACATTCAGCATGGGTGATGAAGAACTCCCAGGGAGAAGATCAAGATCAAGTGAAGGGCCACCCAACCCTTGGCTTGCAAAAGTCCCCATTGACAGGTCCAGAGAAGATATGTGAATAGGCTGAACAGGTGGGAGTTGAGAAATTGGCCTTCCAATGTACTTAGCTGCAATGCTAGATACTCTATCAAGCTgcaaaggaaaaatgaaattattcacATTCATGAAAAGATTACAAAAGGAATTAATGAATTATTCACATTCATGAATCCAAACAAAGGAATTAATGAATTACCTCCTCTTTGAGTTGGGCATTCTCCAATCTCAACTTCTGTTCATCAAAATAACAATCATCATTCATAGGAGGACCACCACAAGAGGGGCAGATAACATTTTTCAAGGCTTCCCTTATGGCTATGTTCTCACAACGTATCTTGTCATTCTCTGCCCGGAGTGCACAATTATCAGCTCTCTCATGCTGAGCCTGAATTGTTCCAATTAAccaaaaagaacaaagaaagaaaaaaaatgatcaagAGAAACAGACACACAGACTCATAATCATAATTGAAACACACAAAgacataaacaaaaacacaacattaaaacccttttaaaaaaataataaacagtaCCTTCATCTGGGTCCTCCTGTTCTGGAACCAAAATTTGATCTGTCTAGGCGCCAAGCCTAACTCCCTACTCAACTGCAACCTCTGCTTCTCATCTGGGTGCGGACACTCCTTGAACatcctgaaaaacaacaaacacagagaaagaaaaagagagagagggacCACAAAATTAGAAGGGTGCaagtatgaattttttttttaactgttcATGAAGAGAAATGCAAAAGGCCATGACATAAAAGAGGGAAAtgaaaacaccaaaggcatgagtgggaaaaagaaagagaagtgtCCTTACGATTCAAGCCTCTGAATCTGGTTAGCTGTGTGACGGTGGTAACGCTTCTTCCTTCTCTGGGAATCAGAAGAACCATCATGGTGATGATGGTGATCACCAGGAGAACCACTTCCAAACTccattttttgtcttttctctctctctctcttgatcACTCTCAACACCACCACTTTCTCTCCACTGAATCAGCAACTACTCCCATGACATCAGAACCattgagaaacaaaaaagaaaaaaaaaagacagaagAAATAAAgcttaagaagaagaagaagaaggagtttGGAAGAAGGAGGatgtaaaaaaagagagagaacttTTGTGATGTGATTTTTGATGGGTATGGCTATAAGGCTATATGGCTATGATgctgtttgtgtgtgtgtgtggttttgAGAATGAAGCAAAAGCAAAATGGCCGCAAATATACAATAAACACATCATATCATAACATCAACAATCaaaacaacatataattttttttattaattatatattattctgAAACGGCTGTGACCATCAAAGATAGCGGCATGATTTGGGAGAGTGAGTTATGGCAAATCTCAAGGGATGCTCAATACAGAATCGAAGATGATCTAATAATAAtcaacaagagaaaaaaaagatagaagaaaaagaaaaagaaaaaccattCACTCACCAACACCAccctcttcttctctctctctctctctctcaataaACTCTTGTTTGTGTGCACCCTCCCTATATGTGCTGTGCTGTGCTGTGCTATGAATTATGAATGAATGAACCCTTTTAAATATAGTatagtataaataataaatacaataataaaaataataatatatgtaagTGTATATTGATTATATTGTGTCACaaagtgaaaagaaagcgtAACTGATGGAGGGGGGCTTTAAAAGCGTCGTTGGCTTTGTGAGAGAAAACgcggagaaagaaaagaagggaCTTAAAGAGGTGCCATCTAATATCTCTCTCTACACTCACTGCACTAAACACACTACACTATATTACTATAACAACAACTAcactcactttctctctcttcatttctttcgttgttctttctctctcttagtTAGAGTGGTACAGCCACGCAGCACCAGGGTGTGCCCCAGTTGAGCCTTAAATGAATTACCGGTTTTGGGATCACCGGTGCACCGCCGTTTCGCGGCGGCACGTGGCGgagcttttgtttttatttctctt is a genomic window containing:
- the LOC114367012 gene encoding homeobox-leucine zipper protein HDG11-like is translated as MEFGSGSPGDHHHHHDGSSDSQRRKKRYHRHTANQIQRLESMFKECPHPDEKQRLQLSRELGLAPRQIKFWFQNRRTQMKAQHERADNCALRAENDKIRCENIAIREALKNVICPSCGGPPMNDDCYFDEQKLRLENAQLKEELDRVSSIAAKYIGRPISQLPPVQPIHISSLDLSMGTFASQGLGGPSLDLDLLPGSSSSPMLNVPPFQPACLSDMDKSLMSDIASNAMEEMIRLLQTNEPLWMKGADGRDVLDLDSYERMFPKANSHLKNPNVHVEASRDSGVVIMNGLTLVDMFMDPNKWMELFPTIVTMARTIEVISSGMMGSHSGSLQLMYEELQVLSPLVSTREFYFLRYCQQIEQGLWAIVDVSYDFPQDNQFAPQYRSHRLPSGVFIQDMPNGYSKVTWIEHVEIEDKTPVHRLYRNLIYSGIAFGAQRWLTTLQRMCERIACLMVTGNSTRDLGGVIPSPEGKRSMMKLAQRMVTNFCASISASAGHRWTTLSGSGMNEIGVRVTVHKSSDPGQPNGVVLSAATTIWLPIPPQTVFNFFKDEKKRPQWDVLSNGNAVQEVAHIANGPHPGNCISVLRAFNSSQNNMLILQESCVDSSGSLVVYCPVDLPAINIAMSGEDPSYIPLLPSGFTISPDGQADQDGGGASTSTSTGSRVMGGGSGPGSGGSLITVAFQILVSSLPSAKLNMESVTTVNSLIGNTVQHIKAALNCPSS